Sequence from the Candidatus Wallbacteria bacterium genome:
AAAGCTGAACCAACTGGTTTAGGTCTGAGGCTTTTAGCCTATTTTATCGATCTACCATTGATTTGGCTTATTGTGCTACTGATTCCAGAATGGTGGTTAAAGTTACTCTTTGGAGAGTCATGGTACCTGTTCGATCTCTTGATGATTTTCTTCTATTTCACTGCAATGGAATGTACCGGAGCTCGTGCTACTCTTGGCAAACGGCTACTAAGGCTGCAAGTTTTAAGTGCAGACCGTAACTTCCCTGGAATAATTCGGTCTGCGGCCAGGGCTTTCGCACCTTTCGTTTTCAGCTGTTTCTTGATCTTTCCCAGGAAGCTGCTATTAAAATCATTGGCTTTTCCTCAATTCTGGAGCTGGTTTTTAATGCAAATTTCCCTACTGTTCGTTTTTTGCATGCTGGTTTCATTTCTGACTGTTTTACTTACAAAACGAAAACAAGCAATTCACGATATTTTTACGCGTACTATGGTATCAAAAACACAGACGGTTTCAGTTATTAGAGTTGCAGGCAGTGTTATGCTTTCGATGTTGTTTCTGATTCTATCCTTTCTCTTTCAGATCTATTTACTGTCCGCAGCTCAGAATAGAAGTTCCAGACTGGTGTACAGCCTGAGTGTGAACAATCTGCATGGAAAGATAAAGGGATATGAGTTCAGTTCCAAAAACTCTGTCCAATCCCTGGAAGTAGTTTTGAATTCCATCAGTGACCTACAGATTGATGAGAATGTAAAGGATGAACTCAATACGGCTTTTCATAATCTGGATCAGGATAGGGTCTGTGGAATTTTGGCTGAAATCAAAAGTCTGAACAACTCGGGAAAATTATTCCTTCTGCAGCAGGCTTTGCAACGCAGTTTCGGGAAAGCCGCAGAATTGATTATTGACAGTGGTCTGGACGTTACCCATGATACTGACTTTTTGAACAGGATATTGGACGAATTGATGTTCCGTAAACTTCCAAATTGTTTGACCCTGGTTGAAAAACTTATCTCAAAAGGAATGGACCCCAATCTCAAGCTGCGAATCGGGCAGACAATGCTGGATTGTGCATGTGAAAATGATCAGCCGGAAATTGCGGAGTTGCTTCTTTCGAAAGGAGCCGATCCTAACTGCAGAGCCCGCAATTTGGATACACCTCTTGCAAAAGCAGCACAAAACGGGAAATCTGCTCTTGCCTCTTTGCTTATCAAACATGGCGCTGATGTAAATCTGTATGGACATGGTGGTGTTACGCCATTAATAACAGCAATTGAACAAGGGCATGCCGACCTTGCCAAGCTGCTGCTGGATAACGGAGCTGATCCAGAAAAGCCTAGTAAACTTTCAAAACTCACTCCATTGGAAACGATAAATAAAAAGCTGAAGGACGGATCAATTTCTAAGGACTCTTCAGACTGGTCATATGTAGCGACTTTTCTTGAAAGTCATCAGAGCCTAGTGAAGTGGGATAGTCCCACACTTGTTTCAGATCTCATTACAGCAATCGAATTAGGTAAGACTGAAGAAGCCAAGACCAAGATCATGGAGTTAAAGAATCCTGATGAGACTGACTGGTATGGTTATACTCCGCTGCATGTTGCCTGCTGCCATGGTGATATCTCATTGGTCAAGCTTCTGGTAGAAAAAGGGGCTGATGTCGGCAAACCTGATGAAACTGTGTATGCCAAGTGTCCGCCGATCATTTTGGCATTGATGCCTTCCCTATACTCCAAAAGCCGGGAGAACGAAAACCGTCTGCACAGACCTGATCCTGAAATCGTAAACTACCTGATCGAAAAGGGCGCAGATTTGAATGTTGCATCCGAAGATGGCTGGACGCCGCTTGCTTGTAGTGTTAATAACCTTACTATGTTATCTCTTTTGCTGGAGAAGGGAGCTGATGTTAATTTCAAAGGAAGGAATGACAGGTCAATTTCAGCTCTGGAGTGGGCCATCAGTGGTAACCTCATTAGCACTGTAAAATTTCTGGTGAATAAAGGAGCTGCGCTGAAATTCAGTGGAAGGAACGTCAACGCCCTGTGGATGGCATGCGAAAAACTTACTGACAGTGACCTGATTGATAAAGATGCCAGTAGAGCAATTTTGTATCTCTCGACTAAATCCAAGTATCTCAAATTTATTGACAGCGAAGCAATTGCATATTCACTGGCGTTGAATTTTTCTCCATACTCCAGACCAGATATGGAGGAGATGACAGAGTGTTTTCTTGATACATCAGTAGAAGTAAATGCCATTGATGTAAATGGTACAACTGCATTGATGCTGGCTTCACTGGCAGGCCACTCCAAAATAGTCGAAAAACTGATCGCTAAAGGAGCTGTTGTATCGGACAGAAACAATTATGGAATGGATGCCTTCACTTTTGCCTTGCTTTCAGGAGACATTGGTACAGTAAAACTGCTGTTGAAAAACAACGCTCTGGCGGCATACGGGGACAGCGGCAGGAAAAAAAGACTGTATAGAGTGCTGTACTACGACATGTGCGGCTGGCCTCTGAGCAGGTCTTCCATCTACATGAAAGTTCAAAACCTCGCGCCATTCCTGAACAAGGTGTATTTTCCTGATAATGGAAATCCATATGCAATGATCAAACTCTTGCAGGAGTTGAAGCTTTTAAACAGCAATGAACTGCTGGCTCTAGCCGTAGTCAATCAGGAGTATTCATTGATGAAAAAGTTGATCCTGGAAGGCGCGGATGTCAATGCCAAAACGCCTGATAAAAAAACTATCCTGGCTTTGGCACAGGACAGAAGCGACTTTGAAGCAGTGGAAATCTTGAAGAAATATGGTGATGTGCGAAAGGCCAAGACGGATGCTGGAGTTATAAAGAATTCATCAGGCGCTTCAACCAGCAACAGTCGTTCGGAATTCAATTCTCAGAATTATCTCGATCTGATGGGACCGTTCAAAAGAGTCGAGGAAAATGTTTCAGAGAGCATGAAAAGTCAGTCATTAGTCCTTGGATTTCGAAACAGGCTCTGGATTTTCGGGGGCAAAAATGATGGCGAAGCTGTAAATGAAGTCTGCGTTCTGGAAGACGTTGAAGACAAGAGCAACTGGAAACATGTGTGGATACCACCGGAAAACTTGTTCTCACCGCGTTATGGTCATGGCGGAGTTAGCTTCAAAAACGAACTGTTCATAATAGGTGGGGAAGACGGTAAGGGAAATGTTCTCAACGATGTGTGGAACTCTAAATATGGACAGAAATGGGAGCTCATTCTGGAGCATGCGCCTTTCAGTCCCCGTTACGGATTCGGTCTTTGCGAAATTCATGGTGAGATATTCCTGATCGGTGGAAGGGACAAGGAGAGGGTTTTCAATGATGTCTGGCGCTCCAGCGATGGGGTGAAATGGGAGCAGGTGAACCAGGAAAAGCCTTTTCCCGAACTGGAAGCTTTTGGCTGCGTAGCTGCGTTTGGCAAGATCTGGATCATAGGCGGAAAATCCAAGGACGGGCTGACAAACCAGATCTGGACCTCCCAGTTTGGAACGTCCTGGGAGCTATCAGCAGTTGACCCGCCGTTCTCAAAAAGATACCGCGCTGATCTTAAGTTCATGGCCAACCGGCTCTGGCTAACCTGCGGGGCCGGTGAAAGTGAAGATGAAGGCGGTCAGATTGTAGCTCTGGGCGATGTCTGGTATACAGCAGACGGAGTTGAATGGAAAAAGATGGGAAATGATGAAGTCACTCCCAGATTTTTCCATATGACAGGTCACTGTTTCAAAGGGCTGTACATTTTCGGTGGTGAGAACGAAGAACATCAGGCGCATTCTGATGTCTGGAATCTGTTCCTGGGCAAGTCCCGCTGCCCGATTGGCCTGGATAAACTGGAAGATTTCTAATGAAAGTATCTGCAAAATGAAGAAGAAAGTTTTAATCCTAATTATGCTTCCAATTCTCTTTTTCTTCTCCTTCAAGCTTAAAAGCATTGTTCTTGTATTGCTTAATTTGGGAGAATCGATCTTCCACGGCTGCTCCTCTTATGAAACTGCAAGTATGTGCTATGAGCTTGAAAAAAAAATTGACCCA
This genomic interval carries:
- a CDS encoding ankyrin repeat domain-containing protein — its product is MLSMLFLILSFLFQIYLLSAAQNRSSRLVYSLSVNNLHGKIKGYEFSSKNSVQSLEVVLNSISDLQIDENVKDELNTAFHNLDQDRVCGILAEIKSLNNSGKLFLLQQALQRSFGKAAELIIDSGLDVTHDTDFLNRILDELMFRKLPNCLTLVEKLISKGMDPNLKLRIGQTMLDCACENDQPEIAELLLSKGADPNCRARNLDTPLAKAAQNGKSALASLLIKHGADVNLYGHGGVTPLITAIEQGHADLAKLLLDNGADPEKPSKLSKLTPLETINKKLKDGSISKDSSDWSYVATFLESHQSLVKWDSPTLVSDLITAIELGKTEEAKTKIMELKNPDETDWYGYTPLHVACCHGDISLVKLLVEKGADVGKPDETVYAKCPPIILALMPSLYSKSRENENRLHRPDPEIVNYLIEKGADLNVASEDGWTPLACSVNNLTMLSLLLEKGADVNFKGRNDRSISALEWAISGNLISTVKFLVNKGAALKFSGRNVNALWMACEKLTDSDLIDKDASRAILYLSTKSKYLKFIDSEAIAYSLALNFSPYSRPDMEEMTECFLDTSVEVNAIDVNGTTALMLASLAGHSKIVEKLIAKGAVVSDRNNYGMDAFTFALLSGDIGTVKLLLKNNALAAYGDSGRKKRLYRVLYYDMCGWPLSRSSIYMKVQNLAPFLNKVYFPDNGNPYAMIKLLQELKLLNSNELLALAVVNQEYSLMKKLILEGADVNAKTPDKKTILALAQDRSDFEAVEILKKYGDVRKAKTDAGVIKNSSGASTSNSRSEFNSQNYLDLMGPFKRVEENVSESMKSQSLVLGFRNRLWIFGGKNDGEAVNEVCVLEDVEDKSNWKHVWIPPENLFSPRYGHGGVSFKNELFIIGGEDGKGNVLNDVWNSKYGQKWELILEHAPFSPRYGFGLCEIHGEIFLIGGRDKERVFNDVWRSSDGVKWEQVNQEKPFPELEAFGCVAAFGKIWIIGGKSKDGLTNQIWTSQFGTSWELSAVDPPFSKRYRADLKFMANRLWLTCGAGESEDEGGQIVALGDVWYTADGVEWKKMGNDEVTPRFFHMTGHCFKGLYIFGGENEEHQAHSDVWNLFLGKSRCPIGLDKLEDF